From a single Rutidosis leptorrhynchoides isolate AG116_Rl617_1_P2 chromosome 5, CSIRO_AGI_Rlap_v1, whole genome shotgun sequence genomic region:
- the LOC139847165 gene encoding ras-related protein RABC1-like has translation MDQSSGSEFDYLFKLLLIGDSGVGKSSLLLSFTSLNAIEDLSPTIGVDFKVKYVTIGGKKLKLAIWDTAGQERFRTLTSSYYRGAQGIIMVYDVTRRETFTNLSDVWANEIDMHSTNQECIKMLVGNKVDKEGERVVTKKEGIEFAKKYGCLFIECSAKTRVNVEQCFEELVLKILDTPSLMAEGSTAVKKNIFRQKPQSSDASTSGCC, from the exons ATGGATCAATCTTCGGGTTCAGAATTTGATTATCTGTTTAAGCTGTTATTAATTGGGGATTCAGGAGTTGGTAAAAGTTCGCTTCTTTTAAGTTTCACTTCCCTCAATGCCATTGAAGATCTTTCTCCTACAATTG GGGTGGATTTTAAAGTAAAGTATGTAACAATTGGTGGAAAGAAGTTAAAGCTTGCTATTTGGGATACTG CGGGGCAGGAAAGATTCAGAACGTTAACTAGTTCATATTACAGGGGAGCTCAAGGAATTATAATGG TTTATGATGTAACACGGCGAGAAACATTTACAAATTTATCGGATGTGTGGGCAAACGAAATTGACATGCACTCAACAAATCAAGAATGCATCAAGATGCTCGTTGGCAATAAAGTCGATAAG GAAGGCGAAAGAGTTGTCACAAAAAAAGAGGGAATCGAGTTTGCCAAAAAATATGGTTGCCTTTTTATTGAATGCAGCGCTAAAACTCGGGTCAATGTGGAACAGTGTTTTGAGGAACTAGTTTTAAAG ATATTGGACACACCAAGTCTCATGGCTGAGGGATCAACTGCTGTAAAGAAAAACATATTCAGACAGAAACCTCAAAGTTCGGATGCATCAACAAGTGGTTGTTGCTAA
- the LOC139850583 gene encoding uncharacterized protein: MMILVGFVGFFVLFIWAIMYPKKPESASHTSTVFPNCMAAAILVTGFTIVLMFICNEAGHFQRNCFMRALVAVYFCCCFSLIAILVFTYHTVHNNRLSLIVFLCYVWVWCIPYVATIGHHNSGGVFLDHSHFHSLFRRVSNIQVRDGCSSTGCRCL, encoded by the exons ATGATGATAC TGGTAGGTTTTGTGGGATTTTTTGTACTGTTCATATGGGCCATCATGTACCCAAAAAAACCGGAGTCGGCTTCACATACGTCTACTGTTTTTCCAAATTGTATGGCAGCTGCTATACTTGTCACAGGTTTCACAATAGTACTTAT GTTTATTTGCAATGAAGCGGGTCACTTTCAAAGAAATTGCTTTATGAGAGCGTTGGTTGCTGTATACTTCTGCTGTTGTTTCAGTTTGATCGCCATACTTGTTTTCACTTATCACACCGTACATAACAATCGGTTGTCGTTGATTGTCTTTTTGTGCTATGTGTGGGTATGGTGCATACCATATGTGGCTACTATTGGTCACCATAA TAGCGGTGGTGTTTTCCTCGATCACAGCCA CTTTCACAGCTTGTTTAGGAGGGTATCTAACATACAG GTACGCGACGGATGTTCTTCCACCGGATGCCGTTGCCTTTGA
- the LOC139848465 gene encoding uncharacterized protein, translating to MDKDQSEMQNVGFFGLYKETFKTIFSWKKIFFQITISFILPLSFIFLAHIIIADVLNWRIERYDHNENYYIHRRVSSQWIGYWIFKFIYLTLLFFFSLLSTAAIVYTLATVYTDGDITFKKLLKILPSVWKRLALTFLWTYFGFFIYNVVSGVVAVIWKTTISDTTFGWIVFWVLFSIYAIGFIYITALWQLASVVTVLESSYGLKAMLKGHDLIKGKRWLSWFVFFVLYCFFAGILILFYVFVWNFTFFTIIIGIVCLFLLMNLFLVGYVAQTMLYLVCKSHHGEPIDKAGLSTQLGGYLGQFEPVFRANKDVELGQTQSHPQVQV from the coding sequence ATGGACAAAGATCAATCCGAGATGCAAAATGTAGGCTTCTTTGGCCTTTACAAAGAAACATTCAAAACCATATTTTCATGGAAGAAAATATTCTTTCAAATCACCATATCTTTCATCCTACCACTCTCCTTCATTTTCTTGGCTCATATCATCATAGCTGACGTACTCAATTGGCGTATCGAGCGTTATGATCATAACGAAAACTACTATATTCATCGTCGTGTTTCATCTCAATGGATTGGTTATTGGATATTCAAATTTATTTACTTGACCTTACTTTTCTTCTTTTCTCTACTATCTACGGCGGCTATCGTTTACACCCTAGCCACGGTGTATACTGACGGTGACATCACATTCAAGAAACTCCTTAAAATCTTGCCTAGTGTTTGGAAGCGACTCGCGTTGACCTTTTTGTGGACCTATTTTGGTTTCTTTATCTACAACGTGGTGTCTGGAGTAGTAGCCGTTATATGGAAAACCACTATATCAGACACCACGTTTGGTTGGATCGTGTTTTGGGTGTTATTTTCTATTTATGCTATTGGGTTTATTTATATAACCGCCCTTTGGCAGTTGGCTAGTGTGGTTACAGTTTTGGAAAGCTCGTACGGACTTAAAGCGATGTTGAAAGGCCATGATCTTATTAAAGGGAAAAGGTGGTTATCATGGTTCGTGTTTTTTGTGTTATATTGCTTTTTTGCAGGCATATTGATCTTATTCTACGTGTTCGTGTGGAACTTCACATTTTTTACCATTATCATTGGAATAGTGTGTCTATTTTTGCTCATGAACTTGTTTTTGGTTGGCTACGTGGCTCAAACCATGCTTTACCTTGTGTGCAAGTCACATCACGGGGAACCTATTGATAAAGCGGGATTGTCGACTCAATTAGGAGGTTATCTAGGTCAGTTTGAGCCGGTGTTCAGGGCGAACAAGGATGTCGAGCTAGGGCAAACACAATCTCACCCTCAAGTTCAAGTTTGA